From Candidatus Binatia bacterium, the proteins below share one genomic window:
- the trpA gene encoding tryptophan synthase subunit alpha gives MNRIDRTFEALRAANTAALIPFLTAGDPDVPTTLELMRVAVDSGADLIELGVPFSDPSADGPVLQRSLEIGLRAGASLGRVLELVATFRRESDVPVILYGYYNPILHYGPERFAADAHGAGVDGLLVVDLPPEEARELLVPARAQEVHIIFLLAPTSGPGRVRAVLRHAAGFVYYVSVTGVTGVRPMLAEAVEPAIARLREATGLPIGVGFGISTPAQAAAVARFADAAVVGSAIMRIVDAHRGAPDLLSEVGAFLRSLKAAMRAARSG, from the coding sequence ATGAATCGCATCGATCGGACCTTCGAAGCGCTGCGCGCAGCGAATACCGCCGCGCTGATTCCGTTCCTTACCGCGGGCGACCCCGATGTCCCGACCACGCTCGAGCTCATGCGCGTTGCGGTCGACAGCGGGGCCGACCTGATCGAGCTCGGGGTGCCGTTTTCCGATCCCTCGGCGGACGGGCCGGTGCTGCAACGGTCGCTGGAGATCGGCTTGCGCGCCGGCGCTTCGCTGGGGCGCGTGCTCGAACTGGTGGCGACGTTCCGGCGCGAATCGGATGTGCCGGTCATTCTCTACGGGTACTACAACCCGATCCTGCACTACGGGCCGGAGCGTTTCGCCGCCGACGCGCACGGGGCGGGCGTCGACGGCCTGTTGGTGGTGGATTTGCCGCCCGAGGAGGCGCGCGAGTTGCTGGTGCCGGCCCGGGCGCAAGAAGTGCACATCATTTTCTTGCTGGCGCCGACGAGCGGACCGGGGCGCGTGCGCGCGGTGCTGCGGCACGCCGCCGGCTTCGTGTATTACGTCTCGGTCACCGGCGTCACGGGTGTGCGGCCGATGCTTGCCGAGGCCGTCGAACCCGCGATCGCGCGGCTGCGGGAGGCGACCGGGCTGCCGATCGGCGTGGGCTTCGGCATTTCGACCCCGGCGCAGGCCGCCGCCGTGGCGCGCTTCGCCGATGCGGCCGTGGTCGGCAGCGCCATCATGCGCATCGTCGACGCGCACCGTGGCGCCCCGGACCTGCTGTCCGAGGTGGGCGCCTTTCTCCGTAGCCTCAAGGCCGCCATGCGAGCGGCGCGCAGTGGCTGA
- the trpB gene encoding tryptophan synthase subunit beta, with protein MYNLPDRQGHFGRFGGRFVAETLMPALLDLETAYRRIRRDAAFKRELGAYLRDYAGRPTPLYFAAQLTAKLGGAKIYLKREDLCHTGSHKINNALGQALLARHMGKRRIIAETGAGQHGVATATVCALFGLECEVFMGAEDVQRQSLNVFRMKLLGATVRPVTSGSQTLKDAINEALRDWVTYVETTHYLVGSTMSAHPYPMMVRDFQSVIGREVRRQILKAEGRLPDLLVACVGGGSNAMGLFYPFVGDAGVRMVGVEAGGSGVDTGQHAASISAGSVGVLHGKRTYILQDELGQVRPAHSISAGLDYPGVGPEHSYLHDTGRAEYCTVNDDEALAGLELLTRTEGIIPALETAHAVAYAVRAAPAMPRDRILVLNLSGRGDKDMITVARHLGVTL; from the coding sequence ATGTACAATCTGCCTGATCGTCAGGGTCATTTCGGTCGTTTTGGCGGGCGCTTCGTGGCCGAGACGCTCATGCCGGCGCTGCTCGACCTCGAGACCGCTTACCGGCGGATCCGGCGCGACGCGGCGTTCAAGCGCGAACTCGGCGCCTATCTCCGCGATTACGCCGGCCGGCCCACGCCGCTGTATTTTGCCGCCCAGCTCACCGCGAAGCTGGGCGGGGCGAAGATCTACCTGAAACGCGAGGACCTCTGTCACACCGGCTCGCACAAGATCAACAACGCGCTCGGGCAGGCGCTACTGGCGCGGCACATGGGCAAGCGGCGCATCATCGCCGAAACCGGTGCCGGGCAGCACGGGGTGGCGACGGCGACCGTGTGCGCGCTGTTCGGCCTCGAGTGCGAGGTGTTCATGGGCGCCGAGGACGTGCAGCGGCAGTCGCTCAACGTGTTTCGCATGAAGCTGCTCGGTGCCACGGTGCGCCCGGTCACCAGCGGCAGCCAGACGCTGAAAGATGCCATCAACGAGGCGCTACGCGATTGGGTGACGTACGTCGAGACGACACACTATCTGGTTGGCTCGACGATGTCGGCGCATCCGTACCCGATGATGGTGCGCGACTTTCAGTCGGTGATCGGCCGCGAGGTGCGGCGCCAGATCCTGAAGGCGGAAGGGCGGCTGCCGGACCTTTTGGTCGCCTGTGTCGGCGGTGGCAGCAACGCCATGGGGTTGTTTTATCCGTTCGTCGGGGACGCCGGGGTGCGCATGGTAGGTGTCGAGGCGGGCGGTAGCGGCGTGGACACCGGGCAGCATGCGGCCTCGATCAGTGCCGGCTCGGTCGGTGTGTTGCACGGCAAGCGTACGTACATCTTGCAGGACGAGCTCGGGCAGGTGCGGCCGGCGCACTCGATCTCGGCCGGGCTCGACTATCCGGGCGTGGGTCCGGAGCACAGTTACCTGCACGACACCGGACGCGCCGAGTACTGCACGGTGAACGACGACGAGGCGCTCGCCGGCTTGGAGCTGCTGACGCGCACCGAAGGCATTATTCCGGCTCTGGAGACGGCGCACGCGGTGGCCTACGCGGTGCGCGCGGCGCCGGCGATGCCCCGGGATCGGATCCTCGTGCTCAACCTGTCCGGGCGCGGCGACAAGGACATGATCACCGTCGCACGTCATCTCGGCGTGACCCTCTGA
- a CDS encoding phosphoribosylanthranilate isomerase — protein sequence MGERVRVKICGITNVADALAAAGAGADALGFNFYTGSVRYVSPDAAAAIAAQLPKAVCTVGVFVNAARAEIERIAAQVGLQALQFHGDEEPPECAGWSRKTIKALRVRDRGAAALAQRYAVDFVLADAYVAGRHGGTGASVPPELIEGFDRRRLILAGGLTPENVRAAVRAVQPFAVDVASGVESAPGKKDHEKMRRFIDHVQSA from the coding sequence ATGGGCGAACGGGTTCGCGTCAAGATCTGCGGGATCACCAACGTCGCCGACGCGCTCGCCGCCGCAGGGGCGGGGGCCGACGCGCTCGGATTCAACTTCTATACGGGCAGCGTGCGCTACGTTTCTCCCGACGCGGCCGCGGCCATCGCGGCGCAGTTGCCGAAGGCGGTGTGTACGGTGGGGGTATTCGTCAACGCCGCGCGCGCCGAGATCGAGCGGATTGCGGCGCAGGTCGGTTTGCAGGCGCTGCAATTCCACGGCGACGAAGAGCCGCCGGAATGCGCGGGTTGGTCGCGGAAGACGATCAAGGCGCTGCGGGTTCGGGACCGCGGTGCCGCCGCACTGGCGCAGCGATACGCGGTGGACTTCGTGCTTGCCGATGCGTACGTAGCGGGGCGGCACGGGGGCACAGGGGCGTCCGTTCCCCCGGAGCTGATCGAGGGGTTCGACCGTCGCCGGTTGATTCTTGCCGGGGGGCTGACGCCGGAAAACGTGCGGGCGGCCGTGCGGGCCGTGCAACCTTTTGCCGTCGACGTTGCCAGCGGGGTCGAGTCGGCGCCGGGGAAGAAGGACCACGAGAAAATGAGGCGGTTCATCGACCATGTACAATCTGCCTGA
- the trpC gene encoding indole-3-glycerol phosphate synthase TrpC, which yields MILDDIVRDRRADLDRTRAAVPLAALRQRPSFIAARRDFAAALAHRPRAIVAEVKKASPSRGVIRAEFDPVAIATAYDAAGAAAISVLTEERYFQGRLEYLESVRAHVTVPLLRKDFTIDPYQLYEARAYGADAALLIVAILDDEALRELLFLAQELNLTALVEVHDAGELRRALAAGATLIGINNRDLRTFRTSLETTEALMASVPAGVQVVAESGIETAADMRRLERCGVHAFLIGETLMRAPDPGAKLGELLRDG from the coding sequence ATGATTCTCGACGACATTGTGCGTGACCGGCGTGCGGATCTGGACCGGACGCGTGCGGCGGTACCGTTGGCGGCGCTCCGGCAGCGGCCGTCGTTTATCGCCGCCCGCCGGGACTTCGCCGCCGCGCTGGCGCACCGGCCGCGCGCCATCGTCGCCGAAGTCAAGAAGGCGTCGCCGTCTCGGGGCGTCATCCGCGCCGAGTTCGATCCGGTGGCGATTGCGACGGCGTACGATGCCGCCGGTGCGGCTGCGATTTCCGTGCTCACCGAGGAGCGGTATTTCCAGGGCCGACTCGAGTACCTCGAAAGCGTGCGCGCGCACGTGACGGTGCCACTGTTGCGCAAGGACTTCACGATCGACCCTTACCAGCTCTACGAGGCGCGCGCCTACGGCGCCGACGCGGCGTTGCTGATCGTGGCGATTCTCGACGACGAAGCGTTGCGCGAGTTGCTGTTTCTCGCGCAGGAGCTGAACCTGACCGCGCTGGTGGAAGTGCACGACGCAGGCGAGCTGCGGCGTGCGCTGGCGGCCGGTGCGACGCTCATCGGCATCAACAATCGCGACCTGCGCACGTTTCGCACCTCCCTGGAGACGACGGAGGCGCTGATGGCATCCGTGCCCGCCGGCGTTCAGGTCGTTGCCGAGAGCGGCATCGAGACGGCGGCGGACATGAGACGGCTCGAACGCTGCGGGGTGCACGCGTTTCTGATCGGCGAGACCCTGATGCGCGCCCCGGATCCGGGTGCGAAACTCGGCGAGTTGCTGCGCGACGGATGA
- the trpD gene encoding anthranilate phosphoribosyltransferase, whose protein sequence is MTDVRAALARIVAGEVLSEAEMENVMTQLMTGVATPAQIGGLLVGLRMRGETVEELAGAARALRAHATRIRPRASVVVDTCGTGGDMRGTFNISTAAAFIAAGAGVTIAKHGNRAASGTVGGADVLEALGVRIDLPPERVTECIDEVGFGFLFAPNFHPATRHAAGPRRELGVRTIFNLLGPLSNPAGARHQVVGVFAASWTEPLAAVLGRLGSVHALVVSGEDGLDEISTAAPTQVSEWKDGAVRSYRIVPEDFGLARSREGDLAGGDRETCAAILRGILGGATGPRRDVTVLNAAAALYVAGMAPSIAAGIRLAEDAIRSGRAAQKLARLVEIANR, encoded by the coding sequence ATGACCGACGTGCGCGCGGCGCTGGCGCGGATCGTCGCCGGCGAGGTTCTGAGCGAGGCGGAGATGGAGAACGTCATGACGCAGCTCATGACGGGCGTGGCGACGCCGGCGCAGATCGGTGGGTTGCTGGTGGGGCTGCGCATGCGCGGCGAAACGGTCGAGGAGCTGGCGGGTGCGGCGCGCGCGCTGCGGGCGCACGCGACGCGTATTCGCCCGCGCGCGTCGGTCGTGGTCGACACCTGCGGTACGGGTGGCGACATGCGCGGGACGTTCAACATCTCGACCGCCGCCGCCTTCATTGCCGCCGGTGCCGGCGTTACCATCGCCAAGCACGGTAACCGCGCCGCGTCGGGGACAGTGGGTGGGGCCGACGTGCTCGAAGCTCTCGGTGTCCGCATCGACTTACCGCCGGAACGAGTGACCGAGTGTATCGACGAGGTCGGGTTCGGTTTCCTCTTCGCACCCAACTTCCATCCCGCGACCCGACACGCGGCCGGGCCGCGTCGCGAGCTTGGCGTGCGTACGATCTTCAACCTCCTTGGCCCGCTTTCCAACCCCGCCGGCGCGCGCCATCAGGTCGTCGGCGTCTTCGCGGCGTCGTGGACCGAGCCCCTGGCGGCCGTGCTCGGTCGTCTCGGCAGCGTTCATGCTCTGGTGGTGAGTGGGGAGGACGGGCTCGACGAGATCTCCACCGCCGCTCCAACGCAGGTGTCGGAATGGAAGGACGGGGCCGTGCGTTCGTATCGTATCGTCCCCGAGGACTTCGGGCTGGCGCGTAGCCGGGAGGGCGATCTCGCTGGCGGGGACCGGGAAACGTGCGCGGCGATCTTGCGCGGCATTCTGGGCGGGGCGACCGGGCCCCGGCGTGACGTTACCGTCCTCAACGCCGCCGCGGCGCTGTACGTTGCCGGCATGGCGCCGTCGATTGCAGCCGGCATTCGACTGGCAGAGGACGCCATTCGCAGCGGCCGTGCGGCGCAGAAGCTTGCCCGGCTGGTAGAGATCGCGAACCGATGA
- a CDS encoding aminodeoxychorismate/anthranilate synthase component II produces the protein MLLMIDNYDSFTYNLVQYLGELGADVRVYRNDALAVDDIVALRPTQIVISPGPCTPAEAGISVAVIERFAGEIPILGVCLGHQSMGVAFGGHIVRAARLMHGKTSPILHDGRTIFRGLSNPFEATRYHSLLIERATLPACLELSAWTAEGEIMGARHREFLVEGIQFHPESILTVEGKHLLRNFLDLTRGGGGRRVEAAR, from the coding sequence ATGTTGCTGATGATCGATAACTACGACTCCTTCACCTACAACCTGGTCCAGTACCTGGGCGAGTTGGGGGCGGACGTGCGCGTGTACCGGAACGACGCGCTCGCGGTGGACGATATAGTGGCCCTGCGTCCGACCCAGATCGTCATTTCGCCCGGGCCGTGCACGCCGGCGGAGGCGGGGATCTCGGTGGCGGTCATCGAGCGCTTCGCCGGCGAGATCCCGATCCTCGGGGTGTGTCTGGGGCATCAGAGCATGGGGGTGGCCTTCGGCGGACACATCGTGCGCGCCGCGCGCCTGATGCACGGCAAGACGTCGCCGATCCTGCACGACGGCCGCACCATCTTTCGAGGCCTGTCGAATCCGTTCGAGGCGACTCGCTACCACTCGCTACTCATCGAGCGTGCGACCCTGCCGGCGTGTCTCGAGCTGAGTGCGTGGACGGCCGAAGGGGAGATCATGGGAGCGCGCCATCGCGAGTTCCTTGTCGAGGGAATTCAGTTCCACCCGGAGTCGATCCTCACGGTCGAGGGCAAACATCTGCTGCGCAACTTCCTCGATTTGACGCGGGGCGGGGGCGGACGACGCGTGGAGGCGGCGCGATGA
- the trpE gene encoding anthranilate synthase component I, with protein sequence MYTPNFDEFCALARAGNLVPVSRQILADLETPVSAFLKIDDGGDAFLLESVEGAEKWGRYSFLGVAPQVVFRSRGGRVEIAPPGQPGIPAEVADPFVALREFLGRYRQVPVPGLPRFSGGLVGYLGYDVVRHFERLPATARDDLELPDQYLMLVDTLLIFDNTAQTIRVVAHAAVGPDIDLHAAYDAACARIEELIARLDRPLAAPTRLHPEGAGPAVSSNTTQEQYENVVRRAKDYIVAGDIIQVVLAQRFSCPLRVRPFDIYRCLRTVNPAPYMFYLRLGDVQLIGSSPEVMARLEGREITVRPIAGTRPRGTSERGDAELERELVTDPKEIAEHIMLVDLGRNDVGRVATVGSVEVTERLIVERYSHVMHLVSNVRGELQPGRDCFDVFRATFPAGTLSGAPKIRAMEIIEELEPVRRGVYGGAVGYFSFSGNMDTCIAIRTILVKGGQVYIGAGAGIVADSVPEREYAECINKARAMVQALRLAEGMR encoded by the coding sequence ATGTACACCCCAAACTTCGACGAGTTCTGTGCGCTGGCGCGCGCGGGCAACCTGGTGCCGGTGTCGCGCCAGATCCTCGCGGACCTCGAAACCCCGGTGTCGGCTTTCCTCAAGATTGACGACGGCGGTGACGCCTTCCTGCTGGAGAGCGTGGAGGGTGCGGAGAAGTGGGGTCGCTACAGCTTCCTGGGAGTCGCCCCGCAGGTCGTGTTTCGGAGCCGGGGCGGGAGGGTCGAGATTGCGCCGCCCGGACAACCTGGCATCCCTGCCGAGGTCGCCGATCCGTTCGTGGCGCTGCGCGAGTTCCTCGGGCGCTACAGGCAGGTGCCCGTGCCCGGGCTGCCGCGGTTTTCCGGCGGGCTGGTCGGGTACCTGGGCTACGACGTCGTGCGCCACTTCGAACGTTTGCCGGCCACCGCCCGCGACGACCTCGAGCTGCCCGACCAGTACCTGATGCTGGTCGACACGCTGCTGATCTTCGACAACACGGCGCAAACGATCCGGGTCGTTGCCCATGCCGCCGTCGGTCCCGACATCGACCTGCACGCCGCTTACGATGCCGCCTGCGCGCGCATCGAAGAGTTGATCGCGCGGCTCGACCGGCCGTTGGCGGCGCCGACGCGCTTGCATCCCGAAGGCGCGGGGCCGGCGGTCAGCTCCAACACGACGCAGGAGCAGTACGAGAACGTGGTCCGCCGCGCCAAGGACTACATCGTCGCTGGCGACATCATTCAGGTGGTGCTGGCGCAGCGGTTTTCCTGCCCGCTGCGGGTGCGGCCGTTCGACATCTACCGCTGCCTGCGGACCGTCAACCCGGCTCCGTACATGTTTTACCTGCGCCTCGGCGACGTGCAGCTCATCGGCTCGTCGCCGGAGGTCATGGCCCGCCTCGAAGGGCGTGAAATCACCGTGCGGCCAATCGCCGGCACGCGCCCGCGCGGCACGTCGGAGCGGGGCGATGCCGAACTCGAGCGGGAGCTGGTAACCGATCCGAAGGAGATTGCCGAACACATCATGCTCGTCGATCTGGGGCGCAACGACGTCGGCCGCGTCGCGACCGTCGGCAGCGTCGAAGTGACCGAAAGACTGATCGTCGAGCGCTACTCGCACGTCATGCACCTGGTCTCCAACGTGCGCGGCGAGCTGCAGCCGGGGCGCGATTGCTTCGATGTGTTCCGGGCGACGTTTCCTGCCGGCACGCTCAGCGGAGCGCCGAAGATCCGAGCCATGGAGATCATCGAGGAGCTCGAGCCGGTGCGCCGGGGTGTCTACGGCGGGGCGGTCGGCTATTTCTCGTTTTCGGGCAATATGGACACGTGCATCGCCATCCGTACGATCCTGGTCAAGGGCGGCCAGGTTTACATCGGCGCCGGCGCCGGCATCGTTGCCGATTCGGTTCCGGAGCGCGAGTATGCCGAGTGCATCAACAAGGCCAGAGCGATGGTACAGGCGTTGCGCCTGGCGGAAGGCATGCGGTGA
- a CDS encoding SPOR domain-containing protein yields MRRRAGTAGFTYVQVFLLLSGFVLASVVIFFLGFVIGKRQTEFLMAKEERVVKREMPAAPTPAEALGPADQQFFESMKGKAYRRMQETQVAEVAVAAQYTAPPAAARTPAAPAAAGTPTRRPTVRDTPAAVTPRPTRTPAPRPTPPSGRDEWADAGWTVQVNATTNPQQAQDLARSLRAKGYDAYTVQAPVRGQTWYRVRVGRFGSRDKAAELESRLKRREGLENAHVTPQ; encoded by the coding sequence ATGCGACGGCGGGCGGGTACGGCAGGTTTCACGTACGTGCAGGTCTTCCTGCTGCTGAGCGGCTTTGTTCTGGCATCCGTGGTGATCTTCTTCCTCGGTTTCGTCATCGGCAAGCGACAGACCGAATTCCTGATGGCGAAAGAGGAGCGGGTGGTGAAGCGCGAGATGCCCGCGGCGCCGACCCCGGCCGAGGCGCTCGGGCCCGCCGACCAGCAGTTCTTCGAATCGATGAAGGGCAAGGCGTATCGGCGCATGCAGGAGACGCAGGTCGCAGAGGTGGCGGTGGCGGCGCAGTACACGGCGCCGCCGGCGGCTGCCCGGACGCCCGCGGCGCCGGCCGCGGCGGGAACGCCGACGCGGCGGCCGACGGTACGCGACACGCCGGCGGCCGTGACGCCGCGGCCCACCCGCACCCCGGCGCCGCGACCGACGCCGCCGAGCGGACGTGACGAGTGGGCCGATGCCGGGTGGACCGTGCAGGTCAACGCGACCACCAATCCACAGCAGGCGCAGGACCTGGCCCGCTCGCTGCGGGCCAAGGGCTACGATGCGTATACGGTCCAGGCACCGGTGCGCGGCCAGACCTGGTATCGGGTGCGGGTGGGCCGTTTCGGGTCGCGCGACAAGGCAGCCGAACTCGAAAGCCGCCTGAAGCGGCGCGAGGGCCTGGAGAACGCGCACGTGACGCCGCAGTAA
- the argS gene encoding arginine--tRNA ligase: MKKRLEGLLQQALTRAIEGGALRSASLPPLVFEVPKDPKFGDLASTVALGLARAERTSPRKLAEAIAGYIEDSEGLLAGVEVEGPGYINFRFSPRFWAQCLAEIEADGFGPAPIGRGRRVLVEFVSANPTGPLTVGHGRNAVLGDAIARILEQTGHTVEREYYFNNAGRQMTLLGASVQARYLEAIGAPVAFPEDGYRGAYIGAIADELVTAHGTALRDAPATGPFKDAAERAILADIEATLKRLGVRFDAYFNEDSLYRDGRIEAALGALRERELAFEQDGAVWLRGEPLGLPKDRVLVKSSGEPAYRLPDIAYHQDKLRRGFDLLVDVLGADHIDENVEVRAAIAALGLDAEKIKPIIYQFVTLTRGGVQVKMSTRRAEYVTVDELLDEVGADAVRFFFLLRKADSHLEFDLDLARKQSAENPVFYVQYAHARVCSLFRQAAAAGSTRAPAAVSHLESLVEPEEVAVVKLLAQYTDVVEDAARLLEPHRVVFFLIDLAGEFHRFYNRHRIVTDDAVRTAARLYLAFAVGRAIRCGLNVLGVTAPETM, translated from the coding sequence ATGAAAAAGCGTCTTGAGGGACTGCTTCAGCAGGCGTTGACCCGAGCCATAGAGGGGGGAGCGCTGCGGTCCGCCAGCCTCCCCCCTCTGGTTTTTGAGGTCCCGAAAGACCCAAAGTTCGGCGACCTCGCGTCGACCGTGGCGCTTGGCCTTGCGCGTGCGGAGCGGACGTCGCCGCGCAAGTTGGCCGAGGCCATCGCCGGTTACATCGAGGACTCGGAGGGCCTGCTCGCGGGGGTCGAGGTCGAGGGCCCCGGGTACATCAACTTCCGCTTCTCGCCGCGGTTCTGGGCGCAGTGTCTGGCGGAGATCGAGGCCGACGGATTCGGCCCCGCACCGATCGGGCGCGGGAGACGCGTGCTGGTCGAGTTCGTCAGTGCCAACCCGACAGGCCCGCTCACCGTCGGCCACGGCCGCAACGCCGTGCTCGGCGACGCCATCGCGCGGATTCTCGAACAGACCGGTCATACCGTCGAACGCGAGTACTACTTCAATAATGCCGGGCGGCAGATGACGTTGCTTGGCGCCTCGGTGCAGGCGCGGTATCTCGAAGCCATCGGTGCGCCGGTTGCTTTTCCCGAAGACGGGTATCGCGGTGCGTACATCGGTGCGATCGCCGACGAACTGGTGACGGCGCACGGCACGGCGCTGCGCGATGCGCCGGCGACCGGGCCGTTCAAGGATGCCGCGGAACGAGCTATTCTCGCCGATATCGAAGCCACGCTGAAGCGCCTTGGGGTGCGCTTCGACGCTTACTTCAACGAGGATTCGCTTTACCGGGACGGTCGGATCGAGGCTGCTCTGGGGGCGCTGCGCGAGCGGGAACTGGCGTTCGAGCAAGACGGCGCGGTGTGGCTGCGTGGCGAGCCGCTGGGGTTGCCGAAGGACCGCGTGCTCGTGAAGTCCTCGGGCGAGCCCGCCTATAGGTTGCCCGACATTGCCTATCACCAGGACAAGTTGCGTCGCGGTTTCGATCTGCTTGTCGACGTGCTCGGTGCCGACCATATCGACGAAAACGTCGAGGTACGGGCGGCGATTGCGGCGCTCGGGCTCGATGCGGAGAAGATCAAGCCGATCATTTATCAGTTCGTCACGCTGACGCGCGGGGGCGTACAGGTGAAGATGTCGACGCGCCGCGCCGAGTACGTCACCGTCGACGAGTTGCTCGACGAGGTCGGCGCCGACGCCGTGCGCTTCTTCTTCCTGTTGCGCAAGGCCGACAGTCATCTCGAGTTCGACCTCGACCTCGCCCGGAAACAGTCGGCGGAGAATCCGGTCTTCTACGTGCAGTACGCGCACGCGCGGGTGTGCAGCCTTTTTCGGCAGGCGGCGGCCGCGGGGAGCACGCGGGCGCCGGCGGCGGTCTCGCATCTGGAGAGTCTGGTCGAGCCCGAGGAGGTGGCGGTCGTAAAGCTGCTGGCGCAGTATACCGACGTGGTCGAGGATGCCGCACGGCTGCTCGAGCCGCACCGGGTGGTCTTTTTCCTCATCGACCTCGCGGGCGAGTTCCATAGGTTCTACAATCGCCACCGCATCGTCACCGACGATGCCGTCCGTACCGCGGCGCGGCTCTATCTGGCGTTTGCGGTCGGGCGTGCGATTCGCTGCGGGTTGAACGTGCTGGGCGTGACGGCGCCCGAGACGATGTGA
- the rimI gene encoding ribosomal protein S18-alanine N-acetyltransferase, translated as MESADLDAVVEIERRSFPTPWSPGLFLHELKIPFSRTTLARLGNGASRVVGYVCRWLVGDEMHILNLAVDPDHRRAGIGRLLVEHILEEAAVNAVRLITLEVRRGNEAAVGLYGRFGFRQTGVRRNYYGRGEDALVMSLTRAAEDAATTNV; from the coding sequence ATGGAGAGCGCCGACCTCGATGCCGTCGTCGAGATCGAGCGCCGATCCTTTCCCACGCCGTGGAGTCCGGGGTTGTTCCTGCACGAGTTGAAGATCCCGTTCTCGCGAACGACGCTGGCGCGACTCGGCAACGGCGCGAGCCGTGTGGTCGGGTACGTGTGCCGCTGGCTGGTTGGCGACGAGATGCACATCCTCAACCTGGCCGTCGATCCCGACCATCGGCGTGCCGGCATCGGCCGTCTGCTCGTCGAGCACATCCTCGAGGAGGCCGCGGTAAACGCCGTGCGCCTGATCACCCTCGAGGTGCGGCGCGGCAACGAAGCCGCGGTGGGGTTGTACGGCCGCTTCGGGTTCAGGCAAACCGGTGTGCGCCGGAATTACTACGGCCGTGGTGAAGACGCCCTTGTGATGAGCCTTACGCGGGCCGCGGAGGACGCCGCGACGACGAACGTGTGA
- a CDS encoding ketoacyl-ACP synthase III yields the protein MRNATILGVGRFLPDRVVTNDDLSKLMDTSDEWIQQRTGIRERRFSDDHTGGTDMGLIAAREALDRAGVSPAQIGCLIYATLSPDIDMPASACLLQEKLGLQGIPAFDVRNQCSGFLYGLAIADTFVKTGLYDHVLLVGGEVHSTGIDLTTRGREVAVIFGDGAGAVVVGPAAGPDRGILATHLHADGKFAEKLWIESPGSRERPRLTEEMIAGDPPRVFPRMEGKYVFRHAVTRFPEVVREALDTCGYTPADLDLLIPHQANLRISQMVAMSLELPEEKMFNNIDRYGNTTAGSIPIALYEAMEAGLVQSGKLVCLAAFGAGFTWASALIRW from the coding sequence ATGCGAAACGCGACGATTCTCGGCGTCGGCCGCTTCCTGCCCGACCGTGTCGTCACCAACGACGACCTGTCGAAGCTTATGGACACCAGCGACGAATGGATTCAGCAGCGCACCGGGATTCGCGAACGCCGGTTCAGCGATGACCACACCGGCGGTACCGACATGGGCCTGATCGCCGCACGCGAGGCGTTGGACCGCGCCGGCGTGTCGCCGGCACAGATCGGCTGCCTGATCTATGCGACCTTGAGTCCGGACATCGACATGCCCGCGTCAGCTTGCCTGCTGCAGGAAAAGCTCGGTTTGCAGGGCATTCCCGCGTTCGACGTGCGCAATCAGTGCTCGGGCTTCCTCTACGGTCTCGCCATTGCCGACACGTTCGTGAAGACCGGCCTTTACGACCATGTACTCCTCGTCGGCGGCGAAGTGCACTCGACCGGCATCGACCTGACCACCCGCGGGCGCGAGGTCGCGGTCATCTTCGGCGACGGTGCCGGGGCGGTAGTGGTGGGTCCGGCCGCGGGGCCCGACCGTGGCATTCTCGCGACGCACCTGCATGCCGACGGCAAGTTTGCCGAAAAGCTGTGGATCGAGAGCCCGGGCTCCCGAGAGCGGCCGCGCTTGACCGAGGAGATGATCGCCGGGGACCCGCCGCGGGTCTTTCCGCGCATGGAAGGGAAGTACGTGTTCCGCCATGCGGTGACGCGATTTCCCGAAGTCGTCCGCGAGGCGCTCGATACCTGCGGGTATACCCCGGCCGATCTCGACTTGCTCATTCCGCATCAGGCGAACCTGCGCATCAGCCAGATGGTGGCGATGTCGCTCGAACTGCCGGAAGAGAAGATGTTCAACAACATCGATCGTTACGGCAACACGACCGCGGGATCGATCCCGATCGCCCTCTACGAGGCGATGGAGGCCGGGTTGGTGCAGTCGGGCAAGCTGGTGTGTCTTGCGGCATTCGGTGCTGGTTTCACGTGGGCGTCGGCGCTAATTCGGTGGTGA